A single region of the Streptomyces sp. NBC_00236 genome encodes:
- a CDS encoding XdhC/CoxI family protein, translating to MLDIAEELDRWAGQGRDFAVATVVAVGGSAPRQPGAALAVDRDGTAIGSVSGGCVEGAVYELCRQALDDGRAVRERFGYSDETAFAVGLTCGGVIDILVTPVRADDPARPVFAAALAAASRGEAAALARITEGPAELLGRPLLVHPDGRDEGGLGGHPELDRTAAAETRAVLDAGRTGTLTIGADGSQCGQPLTLLVESSVPPPRMIVFGAIDFASALVRAGKFLGYHVTVCDARPVFATEARFPDADELVVDWPHRYLATTGVDARTVLCVLTHDPKFDVPLLEAALKLPVAYVGAMGSRRTHLERNDRLREVGVTELELARLHSPIGLDLGARTPEETALSIAAEIVADRRGGSGVPLTGAHTPIHPGGAPAPAGRIGSVA from the coding sequence ATGCTGGACATCGCCGAGGAGCTCGACCGGTGGGCCGGGCAGGGACGCGACTTCGCCGTGGCCACCGTCGTCGCCGTCGGCGGCAGCGCGCCCCGCCAGCCGGGTGCCGCACTGGCCGTCGACCGTGACGGCACGGCGATCGGCTCGGTCTCCGGCGGGTGTGTGGAGGGCGCGGTGTACGAGCTGTGCCGACAGGCCCTCGATGACGGCAGAGCCGTACGGGAGCGGTTCGGCTACAGCGACGAGACCGCCTTCGCGGTCGGCCTGACCTGCGGGGGCGTCATCGACATCCTGGTGACCCCGGTCCGGGCGGACGACCCTGCCCGCCCGGTGTTCGCCGCCGCGCTCGCCGCCGCCTCGCGGGGAGAGGCGGCGGCGCTGGCCCGGATCACCGAGGGGCCGGCCGAACTCCTCGGCCGGCCCCTGCTGGTCCACCCCGACGGCCGTGACGAGGGCGGGCTCGGCGGACACCCGGAGCTGGACCGCACCGCGGCGGCCGAGACCCGGGCCGTGCTGGATGCGGGCCGCACCGGCACCCTCACCATCGGCGCGGACGGCTCGCAGTGCGGGCAGCCGCTCACGCTGCTCGTCGAGTCCAGCGTCCCGCCACCCCGGATGATCGTGTTCGGGGCCATCGACTTCGCCTCCGCGCTGGTGCGGGCCGGGAAGTTCCTCGGCTACCACGTCACGGTGTGCGACGCCCGTCCCGTCTTCGCGACCGAGGCCCGCTTCCCGGACGCCGACGAACTGGTCGTCGACTGGCCGCACCGCTATCTGGCCACCACCGGCGTGGACGCCCGTACCGTCCTGTGCGTCCTGACGCACGACCCCAAGTTCGACGTCCCGCTCCTGGAGGCGGCCCTGAAACTGCCGGTCGCGTACGTCGGTGCGATGGGCTCGCGCCGCACCCACCTGGAGCGCAACGACCGGTTGCGCGAGGTGGGCGTCACCGAGCTGGAGCTCGCCCGGCTGCACTCGCCGATCGGTCTCGACCTCGGCGCCCGTACGCCCGAGGAGACGGCCCTGTCGATCGCCGCCGAGATAGTCGCCGACCGCCGCGGCGGCAGCGGCGTTCCGCTGACCGGAGCGCACACCCCGATCCACCCCGGCGGCGCCCCGGCACCGGCCGGGCGCATCGGTTCCGTGGCCTGA
- a CDS encoding urease subunit gamma: MFLTPSDTEKLLLSVAGMVARDRRERGVRLNYPEAVALLACWAMERAREGARVADLMTAGRSVLTRADVLEGVPEMLHDVQVEATFPDGRKLVTITSPIP, encoded by the coding sequence ATGTTTCTGACTCCGTCCGACACGGAGAAATTGCTGCTGAGTGTTGCCGGAATGGTCGCCCGTGACCGGCGGGAGCGGGGCGTGCGCCTCAACTATCCCGAGGCCGTCGCCCTGCTCGCCTGCTGGGCGATGGAACGGGCCCGCGAAGGGGCTCGCGTCGCCGACCTCATGACGGCGGGACGTTCTGTGCTCACCCGCGCTGACGTGCTCGAAGGTGTCCCGGAGATGCTCCACGACGTCCAGGTCGAGGCGACCTTCCCCGACGGGCGCAAGCTCGTCACGATCACCTCGCCGATCCCGTGA
- a CDS encoding urease subunit beta produces MIPGEIRTGSGVLHINSDRPKIRLTVVNDGDRPIQVGSHFHFFDVNPALSFDRLSARGFRLDIPSGTSLRFEPGVGAEITLVALGGRGTVPGIVVPGAPRTDAPVEEAV; encoded by the coding sequence GTGATCCCCGGCGAGATCCGGACGGGATCCGGCGTACTGCACATTAATTCCGACCGTCCGAAAATTCGGCTCACCGTGGTGAATGACGGGGACCGTCCCATTCAGGTCGGATCCCATTTTCATTTCTTCGACGTCAATCCCGCGCTTTCCTTCGACCGGTTGTCGGCGAGGGGATTCCGGCTCGATATTCCGTCCGGCACGTCGCTGCGCTTCGAGCCCGGCGTCGGCGCGGAGATCACCCTCGTCGCGCTCGGCGGACGCGGGACCGTGCCCGGCATCGTCGTACCCGGTGCACCCCGGACGGACGCCCCAGTAGAGGAGGCCGTGTGA
- the pucD gene encoding xanthine dehydrogenase subunit D, producing the protein MGVTGSPTNINQGTRTKGGIGESTLRPDGILKVTGEFAYSSDMWHEDMLWGHTLRSTVAHAEIVSIDTSEALATSGVYAVLTYDDLPTAVKNYGLEIQDTPVLAHGRVRHHGEPVALVAADHPETARRAAAKIRIDYRELPVVTDEASATAPDAPLLHEGREDHHIGHVPHPNIVHRQPIVRGDAEAAKARADVVVSGEYVFGMQDQAFLGPESGLAVPSEDGGVDLYVATQWLHSDLRQIAPVLGLPEDKVRMTLSGVGGAFGGREDLSMQIHACLLALRTGKPVKIVYNRFESFFGHVHRHPAKLWYEHGATRDGKLTHMKCRIVLDGGAYASASPAVVGNASSLAVGPYVIDDVDIEAIALYTNNPPCGAMRGFGAVQACFAYEAQMDKVAAELGMDPVEFRQLNAMEQGTLLPTGQVVDSPAPVAELLRLVKARPLPPERQWESAGEHPDVRALPGGLSNTTHGEGVVRGIGYAVGLKNVGFSEGFDDYSTARVRMEVIGGEPVATVHTAMAEVGQGGVTVHAQIARTELGVSQVTIHPADTRVGSAGSTSASRQTYVTGGAVKNSCEAVREQVLEIGRRKFGTYHPAWATAELLLEGGKVVTDGGEVLADLADVLEDEAVDVELEWRHRPTEAFDLRTGQGNGHVQYSFAAHRAVVEVDTELGLVKVIELACAQDVGKALNPLSVLGQIQGGTLQGMGIAVMEEIIVDPKTAKVRNPSFTDYLLPTILDTPTIPVDVLELADDHAPYGLRGIGEAPTLSSTPAVLAAIRNATGLELNRTPVRPEHLTGT; encoded by the coding sequence ATGGGCGTCACCGGTTCCCCCACCAACATCAACCAGGGCACCCGCACCAAGGGCGGCATCGGCGAGTCCACGCTCCGCCCCGACGGGATCCTGAAGGTCACCGGCGAGTTCGCGTACTCCTCGGACATGTGGCACGAGGACATGCTCTGGGGACACACCCTGCGGTCCACCGTCGCGCACGCCGAGATCGTCTCGATCGACACCTCCGAGGCCCTCGCCACCTCGGGCGTCTACGCCGTCCTCACCTACGACGACCTGCCGACCGCGGTGAAGAACTACGGCCTGGAGATCCAGGACACCCCCGTCCTGGCCCACGGCCGGGTCCGCCACCACGGCGAGCCGGTGGCACTGGTCGCCGCCGACCACCCCGAGACGGCCCGCCGCGCCGCCGCGAAGATCAGGATCGACTACCGCGAGCTGCCGGTCGTCACCGACGAGGCCTCCGCGACCGCGCCCGACGCACCCCTCCTCCACGAGGGCCGCGAGGACCACCACATCGGGCACGTACCGCACCCCAACATCGTCCACCGCCAGCCGATCGTCCGCGGTGACGCGGAGGCCGCGAAGGCCCGCGCCGATGTCGTGGTCAGCGGGGAGTACGTCTTCGGCATGCAGGACCAGGCCTTCCTCGGCCCCGAGTCCGGACTCGCCGTGCCCTCCGAGGACGGCGGCGTCGACCTGTACGTCGCCACCCAGTGGCTGCACTCCGACCTCCGCCAGATCGCCCCCGTCCTCGGCCTGCCCGAGGACAAGGTCCGCATGACGCTCTCCGGCGTCGGCGGCGCCTTCGGCGGCCGCGAGGACCTGTCGATGCAGATCCACGCCTGCCTGCTGGCGCTGCGCACCGGCAAGCCGGTGAAGATCGTCTACAACCGCTTCGAGTCCTTCTTCGGGCACGTCCACCGTCACCCCGCCAAGCTCTGGTACGAGCACGGCGCCACCCGTGACGGCAAGCTCACGCACATGAAGTGCCGCATCGTGCTGGACGGCGGCGCCTACGCGTCCGCCTCGCCGGCCGTGGTGGGCAACGCCTCCTCGCTCGCGGTGGGCCCGTACGTCATCGACGACGTCGACATCGAGGCCATCGCGCTCTACACCAACAACCCGCCGTGCGGTGCGATGCGCGGCTTCGGCGCGGTCCAGGCCTGCTTCGCCTACGAGGCGCAGATGGACAAGGTCGCCGCCGAACTCGGCATGGACCCGGTCGAGTTCAGGCAGCTCAACGCCATGGAGCAGGGCACCCTGCTGCCGACCGGCCAGGTGGTCGACTCACCCGCACCGGTCGCCGAACTGCTGCGTCTGGTCAAGGCCAGGCCGCTGCCGCCCGAGCGCCAGTGGGAGAGCGCCGGCGAGCACCCCGACGTGCGCGCACTGCCCGGTGGGCTCTCCAACACCACGCACGGCGAAGGCGTCGTACGCGGGATCGGCTACGCGGTCGGCCTGAAGAACGTCGGCTTCTCCGAGGGCTTCGACGACTACTCCACCGCCCGGGTGCGCATGGAGGTCATCGGCGGCGAACCCGTCGCGACCGTGCACACCGCCATGGCGGAGGTCGGACAGGGCGGCGTCACCGTGCACGCCCAGATCGCCCGTACCGAACTGGGCGTCTCCCAGGTCACCATCCACCCGGCCGACACCCGCGTCGGCTCGGCGGGCTCCACGTCCGCGTCCCGCCAGACCTACGTCACCGGCGGCGCCGTGAAGAACTCGTGCGAGGCCGTCCGGGAGCAGGTCCTGGAGATCGGCCGCCGCAAGTTCGGTACGTACCACCCGGCCTGGGCCACCGCCGAACTCCTCCTGGAGGGCGGCAAGGTCGTCACCGACGGCGGCGAGGTGCTCGCCGACCTGGCCGATGTGCTGGAGGACGAGGCGGTCGACGTCGAGCTGGAGTGGCGCCACCGGCCCACCGAGGCCTTCGACCTGCGGACCGGACAGGGCAACGGCCACGTCCAGTACTCCTTCGCCGCGCACCGCGCGGTCGTCGAGGTCGACACCGAGCTCGGCCTGGTCAAGGTCATCGAACTGGCCTGCGCCCAGGACGTCGGCAAGGCGCTCAACCCGCTCTCCGTCCTCGGCCAGATCCAGGGCGGCACCCTCCAGGGCATGGGCATCGCCGTCATGGAGGAGATCATCGTCGACCCGAAGACCGCGAAGGTACGCAACCCGTCCTTCACGGACTACCTCCTGCCCACGATCCTCGACACCCCGACCATCCCGGTCGATGTGCTCGAACTCGCCGACGACCACGCCCCGTACGGGCTCCGTGGCATCGGCGAGGCCCCCACCCTGTCGTCGACCCCGGCCGTCCTCGCGGCGATCCGGAACGCGACCGGGCTGGAGCTCAACCGGACCCCGGTCCGACCGGAGCACCTCACCGGCACCTGA
- a CDS encoding NCS2 family permease has protein sequence MTQQSVEPKTGAEDAGPGSRVPAGRSWLDRYFHISERGSTVATEVRGGVTTFMAMAYILLLNPLILGGKDVDGNLLSQPGLITATALAAAATTLLMGFVGKVPLALAAGLSVSGVLSSQVAPEMTWPQAMGMCVMYGLVICLLVVTGLRELIMNAIPLPLKHGITMGIGLFIALIGLYKAGFVGKGTATPVTLGPAGELAGWPVLVFAVTLLLIFMLQARNIPGAILIGIVVGTVIAVVINKVADVDPKIWSSGPPELKGSAVSSPDFSLFGDVEFGGWGDVGAMTVGFIVFTLVLAGFFDAMATIIGVGTEAKLADDRGRMPGLSKALFIDGAGGAIGGVAGGSGQTVFVESATGVGEGARTGLASVVTGLFFAACLFFTPLTAIVPAEVASAALVVIGAMMMQNARHVDWSDRSVAIPVFLTVVLMPFTYTITTGVAAGVISYVAIKAAQGRAREVGAFMWGLTVIFVIYFALNPIESWLGVS, from the coding sequence ATGACCCAGCAGTCAGTGGAACCGAAGACCGGTGCGGAGGACGCGGGCCCGGGCTCGCGCGTCCCCGCGGGCAGATCGTGGCTCGACCGGTACTTCCACATATCCGAACGCGGATCGACCGTGGCCACCGAAGTGCGCGGCGGCGTCACGACCTTCATGGCCATGGCGTACATCCTGCTGCTCAACCCGCTGATCCTCGGCGGCAAGGACGTCGACGGCAACCTCCTCAGCCAGCCCGGCCTGATCACCGCGACCGCGCTCGCGGCGGCTGCGACCACCCTGCTGATGGGCTTCGTCGGCAAGGTCCCCCTCGCGCTCGCCGCGGGACTCAGCGTCTCCGGCGTCCTGTCCTCGCAGGTAGCCCCGGAGATGACCTGGCCGCAGGCCATGGGCATGTGCGTGATGTACGGCCTGGTGATCTGCCTCCTGGTGGTCACCGGTCTGCGTGAGCTGATCATGAACGCGATCCCGCTCCCGCTGAAGCACGGCATCACCATGGGCATCGGCCTGTTCATCGCCCTGATCGGCCTCTACAAGGCCGGGTTCGTGGGGAAGGGCACCGCCACTCCGGTGACCCTCGGCCCCGCCGGTGAACTCGCCGGCTGGCCCGTCCTCGTCTTCGCGGTGACCCTGCTGCTGATCTTCATGCTGCAGGCCCGCAACATCCCCGGCGCGATCCTCATCGGCATCGTGGTCGGCACCGTGATCGCCGTCGTGATCAACAAGGTCGCCGACGTCGACCCGAAGATCTGGAGCAGCGGCCCGCCCGAGCTCAAGGGCTCCGCGGTCTCCTCACCCGACTTCTCCCTCTTCGGGGACGTCGAGTTCGGCGGCTGGGGCGACGTCGGCGCGATGACCGTCGGCTTCATCGTCTTCACCCTGGTGCTGGCCGGCTTCTTCGACGCGATGGCCACCATCATCGGGGTCGGTACGGAGGCCAAGCTCGCCGACGACAGGGGCCGGATGCCGGGCCTGTCCAAGGCGCTGTTCATCGACGGCGCGGGCGGGGCGATCGGCGGCGTCGCCGGCGGCTCCGGCCAGACGGTCTTCGTCGAGTCGGCGACCGGGGTCGGGGAGGGTGCCCGGACCGGACTCGCCTCCGTCGTCACGGGACTCTTCTTCGCCGCCTGCCTCTTCTTCACCCCGCTCACGGCGATCGTGCCGGCCGAGGTGGCCTCCGCCGCCCTGGTCGTCATCGGCGCCATGATGATGCAGAACGCCCGGCACGTGGACTGGAGCGACCGCTCCGTCGCCATCCCGGTCTTCCTGACCGTGGTCCTGATGCCGTTCACGTACACCATCACCACCGGTGTGGCCGCGGGCGTCATCAGTTACGTCGCCATCAAGGCGGCCCAGGGCCGGGCCCGCGAGGTCGGCGCCTTCATGTGGGGGCTGACGGTGATCTTCGTCATCTACTTCGCCCTGAACCCGATCGAGAGCTGGCTCGGCGTCAGCTGA
- a CDS encoding S8 family serine peptidase, protein MTFISSSASGRARSARAGRRALLIATSVALVSGALLPAAGSASAAGGPAPAAGREGTPVQTYDITLLTGDVVHYTDVPGTQDTVTVDRPDGAQGGVHVQQAGEDLYVLPDEAQSLLAAGKLDRRLFNVTALAKMGYDDAKSGGIPLIATYPASKARSLPAAPRGSKRVRTLESIHGAALKAGKDTTRAFWDDIARTPKTRSLDNGIAELWLDGRVEAALKDSVPQVNAPQAWAEGYDGKGTKIAVLDTGIDQDHPDVKDRVLEARSFVPGEDVDDKHGHGTHVASTIAGSGAASDGANKGVAPAADLLVGKVLDNSGSGADSGIIEAMEWAKAEGADVVSMSLGSTIPDDGSDPMAQAVNALSADGGPLFVIAAGNAYGAGTIGSPGSADKALTIAAVDKQDNRADFSSMGPLTRSHGLKPDLSAPGVGINAAASQSVPGVEGMYRSMDGTSMATPHVAGAAAIVKERHPDWSGQRIKDALMTSSKVLPAYTPYEQGTGRLDVKAAIDTTIEATGSVEVASYNWPHSASDPVAERTITYRNSGTEDVTLDLATDSEADAYTLSVKQLTVPAGSTAEAVLSLDPSKVAVNTTFSGQVLAKDASGAVVAHTGFALNKEQELYDLTLQLRDRAGKPMDGIVVLGALGDPNLSPVQVSGDTTLRLPPGNYTAWSAADIKGDTADSQALAFLSAPEIILDKSVTVALDASKAHKVSARTPQEAETRQLRYDMARTAPDGTVQRDAYQIPLTYDQLWASPTEKVTQGDFSFLTRWRQGEKRIDLTAGGRDVPVAAQGGSAVAEDSRQKLRSVFAGNGATADYAALDAKDKVVVIRSSDAVAPADRAAAAIAAGAKALFVVNQGDGVLMETYADYGITLPIPVASVQRLAGEALIKAAQRGENVTVDQLRYANYVYDLVDRHDGTIPDRSLTFAPTTRQLAKVENTYYGDRDVVGGGFRYDIPEYGPGVGFAEYEKYPATRTEWVTPLPGSSHWFEQHEIFTETETGTATALEQRGDRTDYTAGRSYHDEWFAPVARPRLGTGYWGPFRSANDMQFNITPWTDSGAGHSGAMPAAEYETTTLAFYQGDTKVKGFAGRAGYAWDLSPEKLPYRLVLDASRDAETWKTSTRTHTEWDFVSGETDPQGAVRADIPLLQLDYDVATDLAGDVKAGKWTEIGLSSITQEWLEGAVKASKASLSVSYDDGKTWSAVQLKKDAAGSWTARFKTPKKGATAVSLKAHAEAGNGLAVEQEIIRAFGLK, encoded by the coding sequence ATGACATTTATCTCCTCCTCCGCCTCCGGCCGGGCGAGATCCGCCCGTGCGGGTCGCAGAGCCCTGCTCATAGCGACCTCCGTCGCCCTCGTGAGCGGTGCTCTGCTGCCGGCAGCCGGCTCCGCTTCCGCCGCAGGCGGCCCCGCCCCGGCCGCCGGCCGCGAAGGGACTCCGGTCCAGACCTACGACATCACCCTGCTCACCGGGGACGTCGTCCACTACACCGACGTCCCCGGCACGCAGGACACGGTGACCGTGGACCGCCCCGACGGCGCACAGGGCGGGGTCCACGTCCAGCAGGCCGGAGAAGACCTCTACGTCCTGCCCGACGAGGCGCAGTCACTGCTCGCCGCCGGCAAGCTGGACCGCCGCCTCTTCAACGTCACCGCCCTCGCGAAGATGGGCTACGACGACGCGAAGAGCGGCGGCATCCCGCTGATCGCCACCTACCCGGCGAGCAAGGCCCGTTCACTGCCCGCCGCGCCGCGCGGCAGCAAGAGGGTCCGGACGCTGGAGTCCATCCACGGCGCGGCGCTGAAGGCCGGCAAGGACACCACGCGCGCGTTCTGGGACGACATCGCCCGCACGCCGAAGACCCGCTCCCTCGACAACGGCATCGCCGAGCTCTGGCTCGACGGCCGCGTCGAGGCCGCGCTGAAGGACTCCGTCCCGCAGGTCAACGCCCCACAGGCCTGGGCCGAGGGCTACGACGGCAAGGGCACCAAGATCGCCGTCCTGGACACCGGCATCGACCAGGACCACCCGGACGTCAAGGACCGCGTCCTGGAGGCCAGGAGCTTCGTCCCGGGTGAGGACGTCGACGACAAGCACGGTCACGGTACGCACGTGGCATCCACGATCGCGGGTTCCGGTGCCGCGTCGGACGGCGCCAACAAGGGCGTCGCCCCGGCCGCGGACCTGCTCGTCGGCAAGGTGCTGGACAACAGCGGCTCGGGTGCTGACTCCGGCATCATCGAGGCGATGGAGTGGGCGAAGGCGGAAGGCGCCGACGTCGTCTCCATGAGCCTCGGCTCCACCATCCCGGACGACGGTTCCGACCCGATGGCGCAGGCCGTCAATGCCCTGTCCGCGGACGGCGGTCCGCTCTTCGTGATCGCCGCGGGCAACGCGTACGGCGCCGGCACGATCGGCTCGCCCGGCTCCGCCGACAAGGCGCTCACCATCGCCGCCGTCGACAAGCAGGACAACCGCGCGGACTTCTCCTCCATGGGCCCGCTCACCCGCTCCCACGGCCTCAAGCCGGACCTCTCCGCACCCGGCGTCGGCATCAACGCGGCGGCCTCGCAGTCGGTTCCGGGCGTCGAAGGCATGTACCGGTCGATGGACGGTACGTCGATGGCCACTCCGCACGTCGCGGGCGCCGCGGCCATCGTGAAGGAGCGGCACCCCGACTGGTCCGGTCAGCGCATCAAGGACGCGCTGATGACCTCGTCCAAGGTGCTGCCCGCCTACACCCCGTACGAGCAGGGCACCGGCCGGCTCGACGTGAAGGCCGCGATCGACACGACGATCGAGGCCACCGGTTCCGTCGAGGTCGCGTCCTACAACTGGCCGCACAGCGCCTCGGACCCCGTCGCCGAGCGGACGATCACGTACCGCAACAGCGGCACGGAGGACGTCACCCTCGACCTGGCGACGGACAGCGAAGCGGACGCCTACACGCTGTCGGTGAAGCAGCTGACCGTCCCGGCCGGCTCGACCGCCGAGGCGGTGCTCTCGCTCGACCCGTCCAAGGTCGCGGTCAACACCACGTTCTCCGGACAGGTCCTCGCGAAGGACGCCTCCGGAGCCGTCGTCGCACACACCGGCTTCGCGCTGAACAAGGAGCAGGAGCTGTACGACCTGACGCTCCAGCTGCGCGACCGCGCGGGCAAGCCGATGGACGGCATCGTCGTCCTCGGCGCGCTCGGCGACCCGAACCTGTCGCCCGTCCAGGTGTCCGGCGACACCACGCTCAGGCTGCCCCCGGGCAACTACACCGCCTGGTCCGCCGCCGACATCAAGGGCGACACGGCCGACTCCCAGGCCCTCGCCTTCCTGTCCGCCCCCGAGATCATCCTCGACAAGTCCGTCACCGTCGCCCTCGACGCGTCCAAGGCGCACAAGGTGAGCGCCAGAACGCCGCAGGAGGCGGAGACCCGGCAGCTGCGCTACGACATGGCGCGCACCGCCCCGGACGGCACCGTCCAGCGCGACGCGTACCAGATCCCGCTGACGTACGACCAGCTGTGGGCGAGCCCCACCGAGAAGGTCACCCAGGGAGACTTCTCCTTCCTGACCCGCTGGCGTCAGGGTGAGAAGCGGATCGACCTCACCGCCGGCGGACGCGACGTTCCGGTGGCGGCGCAGGGCGGCTCGGCCGTGGCCGAGGACAGCCGGCAGAAGCTGCGCAGCGTCTTCGCGGGCAACGGCGCCACCGCCGACTACGCGGCCCTCGACGCCAAGGACAAGGTCGTCGTGATCCGCAGCAGTGACGCGGTGGCTCCCGCCGACCGCGCCGCGGCGGCGATCGCGGCCGGCGCGAAGGCCCTCTTCGTCGTCAACCAGGGCGACGGCGTGCTGATGGAGACCTACGCCGACTACGGCATCACGCTGCCGATCCCGGTCGCCTCCGTCCAGCGCCTCGCGGGCGAGGCGCTGATCAAGGCCGCTCAGCGCGGTGAGAACGTGACTGTCGACCAGCTCCGGTACGCGAACTACGTCTACGACCTGGTCGACCGCCACGACGGCACGATCCCGGACCGCTCGCTCACCTTCGCACCGACCACCCGGCAGCTGGCGAAGGTGGAGAACACCTACTACGGAGACCGGGACGTCGTCGGCGGCGGCTTCCGCTACGACATCCCCGAATACGGCCCCGGCGTCGGCTTCGCTGAGTACGAGAAGTACCCCGCCACCCGCACCGAATGGGTCACCCCGCTGCCGGGTTCCTCCCACTGGTTCGAGCAGCACGAGATCTTCACCGAGACCGAGACCGGCACCGCCACCGCGCTGGAGCAGCGCGGCGACAGGACCGACTACACCGCCGGCCGCAGCTACCACGACGAGTGGTTCGCACCGGTCGCCCGCCCCCGGCTGGGCACCGGCTACTGGGGTCCGTTCAGGTCCGCCAACGACATGCAGTTCAACATCACCCCGTGGACGGACTCGGGCGCCGGTCACTCGGGCGCCATGCCCGCGGCGGAGTACGAAACCACCACGCTCGCCTTCTACCAGGGCGACACCAAGGTCAAGGGGTTCGCGGGCCGTGCGGGCTACGCCTGGGACCTCTCGCCCGAGAAGCTCCCGTACCGGCTGGTCCTCGACGCCTCGCGCGACGCGGAGACCTGGAAGACCTCGACCCGGACGCACACCGAGTGGGACTTCGTCTCGGGCGAGACCGACCCGCAGGGCGCCGTACGGGCCGATATCCCGCTCCTGCAGCTGGACTACGACGTGGCGACCGACCTGGCCGGTGACGTGAAGGCCGGGAAGTGGACGGAGATCGGTCTGTCGTCCATCACCCAGGAATGGCTGGAGGGCGCCGTGAAGGCGTCGAAGGCCTCCCTGTCGGTCAGTTACGACGACGGGAAGACCTGGAGCGCGGTGCAGCTGAAGAAGGACGCGGCCGGTTCCTGGACCGCCCGGTTCAAGACGCCGAAGAAGGGCGCCACGGCCGTGTCGCTCAAGGCGCACGCCGAGGCCGGCAACGGTCTCGCGGTGGAGCAGGAGATCATCCGGGCCTTCGGCCTGAAGTGA